The sequence below is a genomic window from Methylocystis sp. IM3.
CATTGCGCAGGTGGTGTCGCGCTGGACCGGCGTCCCGGTCGACAAGATGCTCGAAGGCGAGCGTGAGAAACTTCTCCACATGGAGGAGGAGCTCGCCAAGCGCGTCGTCGGGCAGCGCGAGGCGGTGGAGGCGGTCTCGACCGCCGTGCGCCGCGCCCGCGCCGGCCTGCAGGACCCGAACCGGCCGATCGGCAGCTTCATCTTCCTCGGCCCCACGGGCGTCGGCAAGACGGAGCTGACCAAGGCGCTCGCAAGCTTCCTCTTCGACGACGAGACGGCGATGGTCCGGCTCGACATGTCGGAATATATGGAGAAGCACTCGGTCGCCCGTCTGATCGGCGCGCCGCCCGGCTATGTCGGCTATGAGGAAGGCGGCGCGCTGACCGAAGCCGTTCGTCGCCGGCCCTATCAGGTCGTGCTCTTCGACGAGATCGAGAAGGCGCATCCGGACGTGTTCAACGTGCTGTTGCAGGTGCTCGACGACGGGCGTCTGACGGACGGCCAGGGCCGCACGGTCGACTTCAAGAACACGCTCATTATCATGACGTCGAATCTCGGCTCGGAATTCCTGGTGATGCAGAACGAGGGCGAGGACTCGTCCGCCGTGCACGACGAAGTGATGCAGGTGGTGCGCGCGCACTTCCGGCCGGAGTTCCTGAACCGCGTGGATGAAATCATCCTGTTCCATCGCCTGCGGCGCGAGGACATGGGCGCGATCGTCGACATCCAGGTCAAGCGGCTTCAGAAATTGCTGGAGGATCGCAAGATCACGCTGCATCTCGACGCCAAGGCGCGCGAGTGGCTCGCGAACAAGGGCTACGACCCGGCCTATGGCGCGCGTCCCCTGAAGCGCGTCATCCAGAAGGAGTTGCAGGACGCTTTGGCCGAGCGGCTGCTCGCCGGCGAGATCGTCGACGGCGCGACGGTGGAGATCTCCGCCGACGGTCCGTCGCTGACCATCGACGGCACGCCGACGCATGGCCCGGCGCGGCCGGTATTGCGGACGGTGGGAAGCGCGTAAGCGTTTTCTCGTGACCGCCGAACCTATCCGCTCGCATCCCTCCCCCTTTCGGGGAGGGATGCGCGCCCAACCAGCGCGTCACAACTTCCGCAGCGCGACTTCCTCGATCTTGTGATCGGCGCCTTTCGTCAGGATGAGGCTCGCGCGCGGGCGCGTGGGGGCGATGTTCTGGCGCAGGTTTTCGAGATTGATGCGCGTCCAGATGTCTTTTGCGACGCGCACCGTCTCCTCGTCGGAAAGATCGGCGTATTTGCGAAAGTAGGAGCGCGGATCACGGAACGCGGTTTCACGCAGGCTCAGGAAGCGATCCACATACCAGCGCTCCAGCAGATCCTCGCCCGCGTCCAGATAGACAGAGAAATCGAAGAAGTCCGAGACGAAGGGAATTTCCTTCGCCTGCCGGGAGGTGCGCGCCGCCAGCACATTGACGCCTTCGACGATGAGAATGTCGGGACCATCGACGCAGGTCGTCTCGCCCGGCACCACGTCATAGACGAGATGCGAATAGACCGGCGCGCAGACATGGCGCTGGCCGGCCTTCACAGCGGAGAGGAAGCGCAGCAGCGTCTTGTTGTCGTAGCTTTCCGGAAAGCCCTTTTTCTCCATCAGCCCTTCGCGCTCGAGCAGGGCGTTGGGCAGGAGAAAACCGTCTGTCGTGATCAGTTCGACCTTCGGCGTATTCGGCCAGCGGGAGAGCAGCGCCCGCAGGATTCGCGCGGTCGTTGATTTTCCCACGGCGACCGAGCCGGCGACGCCGATGATATAGGGAACCTTGCCGTCCTCGGCGCCGAGAAACCGCTGCGTCGCCTTGAAGAGCCCCTGGGTCGCCGCGACATAGAGCGCAAGCAGACGCGACAGCGGCAGGTAAATCTCGATGACCTCCTCGAGAGAGATCGGATCGCCGACCGATTTCAGCCGGGTGAGGTCGTCGAGGGTCAGCGTCAGCGGCGTATCGGCGCGAAGCGACGCCCATTCGGCGCGCAAAAAATGGCGATAGGGCGAGATCGCCCCGTCATTTTCGAGCGCGCTGGGCGGAGTCACTTTCCGGCTCCGCGCGACGCTTTTTCGGCAAGGCCCGACTGCGCCGTCCGCCGCCCCAGCTCCGCGAGCACGTCGCCGAGCGGAATGTCGCGCGCCTCGAGCAGCACGAGAAGATGATAAAGCACGTCGGCGGCTTCGCTCGTCAGCGCCTTGCGGTCGCCCTCCATGGCGGCGATGACCGCCTCCACCGCTTCTTCCCCGAACTTCTTGGCGATGCGCGGCGGACCGGCGTCGAAAAGGCTCTTGGTGTAGGAGGTCGAGGCGTCGTCGGCGCGGCGCGATCTGATGAGCGCTGCGAGATCGTCGAGGGTGAAGCTCATCGCCGGTTCTCCCGCCCCGTCATTGCCGCCGCTGTTCCCGATAGAAGGAAGGCTGCCGCGAAAGCCTCGCTCATTGTCACGCCTCCAAACCGTCGAGCCGCATCGGCAGGCCCGCCGCGGCCATGTGCCGCTTGGCCTGAGGGATCGTATACTCGCCGAAGTGGAAGATCGAGGCGGCGAGCACCGCCGTCGCATGGCCTTCACGAATCCCGGCGACCAGATGATCCAGATTGCCGACGCCTCCCGAGGCGATGACGGGAACGGAAACCGCGTCGGCCACGGCGCGGGTCAGGGCGATGTCGAAGCCGATCTTGGCGCCGTCGCGATCCATGGAGGTCAGGAGAATTTCGCCCGCGCCGAGCGCCGTCACCTCGCGCGCAAAATCGACGGCGTCTATGCCCGTGGGGCGGCGCCCGCCGTGGGTGAAGATTTCCCATCTTTCCGGGCCGACCTGCTTGGCGTCGATGGCGACGACGATGCATTGCGACCCGAACTTTTCCGCCGCCTCGCGCACGAACTGGCGGTTCGCGACGGCGGCGGTGTTGATCGACGCCTTGTCCGCGCCCGCGAGCAGCAGCTTGCGAATGTCGTCGAGCGTGCGCACGCCGCCGCCGACCGTCAGGGGCATGAAACAGGCTTCCGCCGTGCGCTGCACGACATCGAGAAGAATGCCGCGGTTTTCGTGGCTCGCGGTGATGTCGAGAAAGCAGAGCTCGTCCGCGCCGGCGGCGTCATAGGCGATGGCGCATTCGACCGGATCGCCGGCGTCGCGCAGATCGACGAAATTGACGCCTTTGACGACGCGGCCTTCCTTCACGTCGAGGCAGGGAATGACGCGGGCTTTCAGCATGTCAGGCCCCCAGCGAGAGAGTTCGACCCTGCGTCACGGGCCGCCATACCTCCCCCTTGCGGGGAGATATGGACTCGCGAGCAGCATCGACGGGCGTCGAGCGTCATGACGCCCTCGCCTGCCTGATCAGCGCCAGCGCCTCTGCCGGATCGAGACGCCCGTCATAGAGCGCGCGGCCGGTGATGGCGCCGGCGAGCCGGGCGCAATCGGGCTGCAAGAGGCGCTCGATATCGGCGAGCGAGGCGAGGCCGCCCGAGGCGATCACCGGAATCGTCAGCGCATTGGCGAGCGCCAGCGTCTGCTCGATGTTGAGGCCCGTTAGAATGCCGTCGCGCGCAATGTCGGTGTAGATGATGGCGGAGACGCCCGCGTCCTCGAAGCTTCTTGCAAGGTCGAGCGCCGACATGCGCGTCGTGCGCGCCCAGCCTTCGACCGCGACCATGCCGTCCTTGGCGTCGATGCCGACCGCCACGCGGCCCGGATAGACCCGCGCCGCCTCGCGCACGAAGGAGGGGTCCTTCACCGCCGCCGTGCCGATAATGATGCGCGTCACGCCCTTGTCGAGCCAGCCCGCGAGCGTGCGCATGTCGCGAATGCCGCCGCCGAGCTGGACCGGAATCGTCAGCGCGGAGAGGATCGCCTCGACGGCTGCGGCGTTGCGCGGCGCGCCCGCGAAGGCGCCGTCGAGATCGACGACATGCAGATATTCGAAGCCCTGCGCCTCGAAGGCCCGCGCCTGCTCGGCCGGATCGTCGTTGAAGACGGTGGCGCGATCCATGTCGCCCTGCGCGAGGCGGACGCACTGGCCCTCCTTCAGATCGATTGCCGGAAACAGAATCACGGGCGCCACCTCAGGAAATTGGCGATGAGCGCGAGGCCGAGCCTCTGGCTCTTTTCGGGATGGAACTGGACGCCGACGAGATTGTCGCGCGCGACGGCGGCGGTGAGCGGGACGCCGTAATCCGTCGTCGCGAGCACATGCCGCGGGTCGGCCGGCGTCAGATGATAGGAATGGACAAAATAGGCGTGCAGCCCCGTCTCGCCCGTCGGTATGCCGGAAAAGACCGGATGCGCGCGGGTCAGCGCGAGCGTGTTCCAGCCCATGTGCGGAATCTTGAGCGACGGATCGCCGGGCTCGATGGCGACGACGTCGCCGCCGACCCAGTCGAGGCCGGGCGTCTCGCCATGTTCGAGGCCGCGCGCCGCCATGAGCTGCATGCCGACGCAAATGCCCAGGAAAGGCGCGCCGCGCGCGATCACCGCTTCGTGAACGGCGTCATAGAGGCCGGGGAGCGCGAGAAGCCCCTGGCGGCAATCGGCGAAGGCGCCGACGCCCGGCAGCACTACGCGCGCCGCCCTCCGAACCGTCTCGGGGTCGTTCGTCACGCTGATGGCGCAGGAAGCGCCCGACTCGCGCGCCGCGCGTTCGAAGGCTTTCTGCGCGGAATGCAGATTGCCCGAGCCATAATCGATGATCGCCGTCGTCACGCGCCTGTCTCCACGGCGGGGGCGGGTTGCGCGCCGCGCGCCCGCAGCCGCTCGAAATAGACCGCCTCGGCCTCCTCCTCATTCTCCCCGATCACGACGTCGCTTTCGACATAGCCGCGCCGCGCCAGGGACCATGCGAGGATGCGGCCGGCTTCGAATCCGAGAAACAGCGAGACGGCGAGGCCCGCGAGGCTCATGGCGTCGGCGGGAATGCGCGCGAGCGCCCCCGCCCCGGCGACGAGCGCGAGCAGCCCCGCCCACAGGAAGGCCGGCAGCCAGGCGCGCTTCCACAGAAACCAGAAGGGCCCGAAGACGAAGGCCGATGTCGAGAAGCCGTCGCGCAGGAAAACGATCTTCTCCGGGGCCAGCCCCTCGCCCGGCCGCTCCGGCGGGACATGAACGGTAAAAGAAGTCATTGGCCCTCCCTCCTCCTCAAGGGACCTGTCGCCGGCCGCCGCTCAGGCGGTCAGCGTGCCCTTGGTGGAAGGCGCCTCGCCCTGCGTCCGCCGCGGATCCATCGCCACCGCCTTGCCGAAGGCGCGGGCGAAACCCTTGAAGGCGCTTTCGGCAATATGGTGGCTGTTGACGCCCTTCAGGCTGTCGATGTGGAGCCCGATGCGGGCCTGCACGGCGAAAGCCTGGAAGAACTCCCGCATCAGCTCCGTGTCGAAAGCGCCGATGCGCTCGGCCGGAAAGGCAACGTCATAGACGAGAAAGGGCCGCCCGGAGACATCCACCACCACGCGGGTCAGCGCCTCGTCGAGTGGAACATGGGCGTCCCCATAGCGGGCGATTCCCTTGCGGTCGCCGAGAGCGCGGTCCACCGCCTGCCCCAGCGCCAGGCCCACGTCCTCGACGGTATGATGGCCGTCGATATGCAGGTCGCCCTTGGCGAGCACCGTCAGATCGAGCGGCGCATGGCGGGCGATCTGGTCGAGCATATGGTCGAAAAAGCCGATTCCCGTCGAAATGTCGGATTTGCCCGCGCCGTCGAGATCGACGGCGACGGTAATCGTCGTTTCCTTGGTTTTGCGCTCGATGGTGGCGCTGCGCATCTGAGAATAGGCCCTTCCGGAAAGCCGCCGCCGAAAGAGCCGCCGGCCGCGAGCGGCCAGCTTGTAGCAATTTCATCGCCTTTCCGCCACCCGTGAACGCCCGAATCCATCTGGCCCGCGGGCGGGCGCGACAAGCTTGTCCGTTACCTTTAAAAAAAACCTCTCCGCGCCTTAACCCTCTTGCCGATGGGGAGCGGCCGCGCCCTTGCTCGGGCCGTGAGAAGCCCCTACATGCGCCTAACATGTTGCGCGGGATGGCTCGGGAATGGAAAGCGAACAAGAGAAGTCGCGATCGATGCATGCGACGACGATCATATTGGTGAAGAAAAAGGGCGAGACGGTCATCGCCGGCGATGGCCAGGTGAGCCTCGGCCAGACCATCATGAAAGGCAACGCCCGCAAGGTTCGCCGGCTCGGCAAGGGCGACGTGATCGCGGGCTTCGCCGGCGCGACCGCCGACGCCTTCACCCTCTTCGAACGGCTCGAGACCAAGCTCGAACAATATCCCGGCCAATTGATGCGCGCCTGCGTGGAGCTCGCCAAGGACTGGCGCATGGACCGCTATCTGCGCCGGCTCGAGGCCATGATGCTGGTCGCCGACAGGAATGTGGGGCTCGTTCTCACGGGCTCGGGCGATGTGCTGGAGCCCGAGACGTCGGAGGGCGGCGCCGTCGCG
It includes:
- the coaA gene encoding type I pantothenate kinase — encoded protein: MTPPSALENDGAISPYRHFLRAEWASLRADTPLTLTLDDLTRLKSVGDPISLEEVIEIYLPLSRLLALYVAATQGLFKATQRFLGAEDGKVPYIIGVAGSVAVGKSTTARILRALLSRWPNTPKVELITTDGFLLPNALLEREGLMEKKGFPESYDNKTLLRFLSAVKAGQRHVCAPVYSHLVYDVVPGETTCVDGPDILIVEGVNVLAARTSRQAKEIPFVSDFFDFSVYLDAGEDLLERWYVDRFLSLRETAFRDPRSYFRKYADLSDEETVRVAKDIWTRINLENLRQNIAPTRPRASLILTKGADHKIEEVALRKL
- a CDS encoding phosphoribosyl-ATP diphosphatase → MSFTLDDLAALIRSRRADDASTSYTKSLFDAGPPRIAKKFGEEAVEAVIAAMEGDRKALTSEAADVLYHLLVLLEARDIPLGDVLAELGRRTAQSGLAEKASRGAGK
- the hisF gene encoding imidazole glycerol phosphate synthase subunit HisF, coding for MLKARVIPCLDVKEGRVVKGVNFVDLRDAGDPVECAIAYDAAGADELCFLDITASHENRGILLDVVQRTAEACFMPLTVGGGVRTLDDIRKLLLAGADKASINTAAVANRQFVREAAEKFGSQCIVVAIDAKQVGPERWEIFTHGGRRPTGIDAVDFAREVTALGAGEILLTSMDRDGAKIGFDIALTRAVADAVSVPVIASGGVGNLDHLVAGIREGHATAVLAASIFHFGEYTIPQAKRHMAAAGLPMRLDGLEA
- the hisA gene encoding 1-(5-phosphoribosyl)-5-[(5-phosphoribosylamino)methylideneamino]imidazole-4-carboxamide isomerase — translated: MILFPAIDLKEGQCVRLAQGDMDRATVFNDDPAEQARAFEAQGFEYLHVVDLDGAFAGAPRNAAAVEAILSALTIPVQLGGGIRDMRTLAGWLDKGVTRIIIGTAAVKDPSFVREAARVYPGRVAVGIDAKDGMVAVEGWARTTRMSALDLARSFEDAGVSAIIYTDIARDGILTGLNIEQTLALANALTIPVIASGGLASLADIERLLQPDCARLAGAITGRALYDGRLDPAEALALIRQARAS
- the hisH gene encoding imidazole glycerol phosphate synthase subunit HisH — encoded protein: MTTAIIDYGSGNLHSAQKAFERAARESGASCAISVTNDPETVRRAARVVLPGVGAFADCRQGLLALPGLYDAVHEAVIARGAPFLGICVGMQLMAARGLEHGETPGLDWVGGDVVAIEPGDPSLKIPHMGWNTLALTRAHPVFSGIPTGETGLHAYFVHSYHLTPADPRHVLATTDYGVPLTAAVARDNLVGVQFHPEKSQRLGLALIANFLRWRP
- a CDS encoding DUF2628 domain-containing protein yields the protein MTSFTVHVPPERPGEGLAPEKIVFLRDGFSTSAFVFGPFWFLWKRAWLPAFLWAGLLALVAGAGALARIPADAMSLAGLAVSLFLGFEAGRILAWSLARRGYVESDVVIGENEEEAEAVYFERLRARGAQPAPAVETGA
- the hisB gene encoding imidazoleglycerol-phosphate dehydratase HisB → MRSATIERKTKETTITVAVDLDGAGKSDISTGIGFFDHMLDQIARHAPLDLTVLAKGDLHIDGHHTVEDVGLALGQAVDRALGDRKGIARYGDAHVPLDEALTRVVVDVSGRPFLVYDVAFPAERIGAFDTELMREFFQAFAVQARIGLHIDSLKGVNSHHIAESAFKGFARAFGKAVAMDPRRTQGEAPSTKGTLTA
- the hslV gene encoding ATP-dependent protease subunit HslV, coding for MESEQEKSRSMHATTIILVKKKGETVIAGDGQVSLGQTIMKGNARKVRRLGKGDVIAGFAGATADAFTLFERLETKLEQYPGQLMRACVELAKDWRMDRYLRRLEAMMLVADRNVGLVLTGSGDVLEPETSEGGAVAAIGSGGNYALAAGRALIDTEADAEAIARRAMNIAADICVYTNHNIVVEKI